The Acidimicrobiales bacterium DNA window GGTGCGCCCGCCGGCCAGGGCGTCGAGCACCGATGCCGGGCCGGCCGGGCCGGCGACCGCGCACGACGGCGCGAGCCGGACGCTCCCGAGGCCGGGCACCGTGCGCCACCGGCCGGCCGGCGCCCGCTCGGCGGCGCGAGCGAGCGCCGGGGTCGTCACCGCTCCGAACGGGTCAGGCGGACGCCGAGCGGAGGGCGGCCCGCAGGAGCTCGAGGTCGCGCTCGTCGAGCTGGGCGACCTCGTCCTCGCAGGTCTTCGTCCCCGTGCCCGTGCACTTGGTGCAGTTGGTGCCGCACTGCGGGCACGCCGGCGTGACCGAGGCGACCGAACAGGTCGAGCACTTGGAGCAGGCGGAGCAGTTCGAGCAGTCGGAACAGTTCGAACAGTCGCTGCAGTTCGAGCAGCCGGTGCACCCCGAGCAGCCCGAGCAGTCGGTGCAGTCGCCGCACGCCATGACGTCGTCCCGGGGCAGCACGAGCACCGACCCGGCCGGCTCGGCGACGGTGACGGTCAGCTCCCTGTACCGGATGTCCACGCCCGACCTCCCCCTGGGGTGGCGGCATTGTGGTCGCCCCGTCCCGGGCCGTCAACCACCGTCGCCGGCGGGCAGGTCGACGGCCACCCGCACGCCGAAGGTCGGGTGCCGGAACCCCTCGGGGTCGCCGAGGCGCATGGCCGAGCGCACGTTCCACGGCCCGTTCAGCCACGACCCGCCCCGCAGCACCCGGGAGGGCTCGCCCTCGACGCGGCGGGGGCGCTCGTCGACCGGGCCGGTCCCGTAGCCGGCCACCCACGTGTCGGCGCACCACTCCCACACGTTGCCGCTGACCTGGTACAGGCCCCACGGGTTGGGACGGAACGAGCCCACCGGGACGGTGCCGCCCCGGTCCCCGTCGTAGTTGGCGTCGTCGGCGGTGATGCGGTGGCCCCACCAGTACCGGGTGGTCGTCCCCGCCCTGGCCGCGTACTCCCACTCCGCCTCCGAGGGCAGGCGGTACGGACGGCCGGTCCGCTCGGCCAGCCACCGGGCGTAGGCGTCGGCGTCCAGCCAGTTCAGCCCGACGGCCGGGTGGGACCCGTCCTGGGGGAAGCCGGGGTCGCGGAAGGACCGGCGGTCGCGGACGGCCCAGTGGCCGTACTCGCCGGTGAGGAGGACGTCGGGGACCTCGTGGCCCGAGTCGTCGACGAAGGCCGTGAACTCGGCGACGGTGACGGCGTCGCGCCCGATGGCGAACGGCCGCCGGATGCGCACCGCGTGCCGGGGGCCCTCGACGTCGCCGACCGAGCGCTGCGGCTCGTCGGGCGGCGAGCCCATCGGGAAGGTCCCCGCCGGCACGGCGACCATCGGCGGGGCGTCGGGCGCGTCCTGGAACGTGGCGACGGTGTCTACTACGGGTCGTGCGGTACGTGATCGGGCCCGACGTCGCCCTGCGGCTGGCGAGCGAGCGGGCGGTGGTGGCCGCCGGAGCCCGAGCGACCACACGTACGCCAGCCGCTCGTCTTCCTCCCGCTCGGTCGTCTCGCCTCGCCGGACGGCCCGGTAGAGCGAGGACAGCACCTGGGAGCGGAGCAGGGTCGGGGCGGCGGCGGAGCAGGCGGCGCGGTCGTCGCCGGCGGCGATCAGGTAGGCGTACCGACCGAGGTTGGCCCTCGCCGGCAGCCGCAGCCGGGCGCCCGGCTCCACCATCGCCGTCGCCTCGACGAGGCCGGGCACGGCGCCGGGCTCGGGGAGCCGGCCTCAACATCGTCGGGACGCACCGCGATCCCGCCTACCGGCTTCTACGAGACCCGGATCTCGCTCGGGTCGCCGAGCGACAGCGTCCGGCTGCGGCTCGTCCACTTCGCCGCGGCGGGGATCGAGACCGTCTGATCCGCCCGCCGAACGACGAGGTGCTGCTCCTCGAGTGCTGCATCGACTGGCGCACGGGCCCCGGCGCCGACGTGCCGAGCCGGTGCCTCGTACCATCGGGCCTCATGCCGGTGCGGACGGTGCTGGAGCGGGGGCCGAAGGGGAAGAAGGCGGTCGCGTTCGCGGTCGACTGGCCGGGGTGGAGCAGGGGGGCGAAGACCACCGAGTCCGCGCTCGAGACGCTCGAGTCGTATCGCGAGCGCTACCGGCCGATCGCGGTCGCGGCCGGGATGGCTGGCGAGTTCGACGGCGCCGGGCCGCTCGACGTCGTCGAGGACCGGGTCGGCCCTGGCTCGACCGACTTCTGGGGGATCTCCTTCGCCCCGTCGGGCCTCGAGCAGGAGCCGATGGACGACGCGGAGATGGAGCGCAAGATCGAGCTCCTCCGCGCCTGCTGGGCGTACTTCGACGCGGTGGCCGCACGGGTGTCGCCGGAGATGCGCAAGGGGCCCCGCGGTGGCGGGCGCGACCGCGACCAGATCATCCGCCACACCATCCGCAACGAGAGCGAGGAGTTCGCCAAGCGCGTGGGGCTGCGGGTGGCCGAGGGCGCGGCGCTCACGCCGGACGGGCTGCGGGCCCACCGGGCGGCGTACGTCGACGCCATGCGGGCCTACAACGCCGGCGAGGGCCGGCGGATGCGGTCGTGGAACCTGCCGTTCCTCATCCGCCACACCGCCTTCCACGTGATGGACCACGCGTGGGAGATGGAGGACAAGGACCTCTCCGCGGTCACCGGCTGAGCGGGCTCGGCGGTAGACCGGAGGGCGCCATGGCGCCCGTCCCCGCTGCCCCCGTCGACCGGCGCGTCCGCCACGCCCGCGCCGCCGTGTTCGCCGTGTTCTTCGTCAACGCCGTCCTCTACGCCAACCTCGTGCCCCGGCTGCCGGAGGTGAAGGACCGGCTCGACCTCTCCAACGCCGCCCTCGGCAGCGCCATCGCCGCCATGCCGGTCGGCGCGCTGCTGGCCGGGCTGCTGGCGCCGGCGCTCATCCAGCGGTTGGGCTCGGCGACGGTCGCCTCGTCCGGGCTGGTCGTCCTCGGGGTGGCCGTCGCCGGCGTGCCGCTGTCGGGCGCGTGGGCGGTGTTCGCGGCGCTGATGCTCGTCGTCGGGGCGGTCGACGCCGTCGTGGACGTCGCCCAGAACGCCCACGGGTTCCGGGTCCAGCGGGCCTACGGGCGTTCGATCGTCAACGCCTTCCACGGGCTGTGGAGCATCGGGGCGGTCGTCGGCGGGCTCCTCGGGTCGGCGGCGGCCGGGCTGGCCGTGCCCCTGGGCGTGCACCTGGGCGCCTCCGCCGCCGTCTTCGGCCTCGCCGCGCTGGTCGCCAACCGGTTCCTGCTCGGCGGGCCGGAGGACGCCGAGCGGGTCGCCGCCGGCGACGGGCACCACGCCGCGGGGGCCGCCGCGGCCGCCGCGCACGACCGACGCACGGGCCGGGCCCCGCGCGCCACCGTCCCGATGCTCGCCGCCCTCGGCGGGCTCGCCGCCTGCGGCGCGTTCGTCGAGGACGCGGGCGCCTCGTGGGGGGCGCTCTACCTGCGGGGTGAGGTGGGCGCCGGCGCGGCCGCCGGCGGGCTCGCCTTCGTCGCCCTCCAGGTGGCGATGACCACCGGCCGGCTGTCCGGCGACCGCGTCGTGGACCGGTTCGGCCAGCGCCGCGTCTCGCTGGTCGGCGGGGCCGCCATCGCGCTCGGGATGGGCGCCGCCCTCGCCCTGCCGTCGATCTCCACCACCCTCGTCGGGTTCGCGCTGGGCGGCCTCGGCGTCGCCACGCTCGTCCCCGCCGTGATGCACGCCGCCGACGAGCTCGACGGCCTGCCCCACGGCGTCGGCCTCACGATCGTCAGCTGGCTGCTCCGCGTCGGGTTCCTCGTCTCGCCGTCCGTCGTAGGCCTGGTCGCCGACGCCGCCAGCCTCCGGGTCGCCCTGCTCGGCGTCGTGCTCGCCGGCGTCGGCGTGCTCCCCCTCGGACGGGCCCTGCCCGCCACGGCGGCGCGGGCCCGCCGCCCCGGAGCGGCCCTCACCCCGCCGGCCGGCAGTGCCGCCGCCGCCCCGACCGAACCGGGGCGGTGACGGCGCCGCCGCTCAGGCGGCGACCCGCCAGCGGGGCTCGGGGATGGCGAAGACCTCGGCGAAGCCCTCGACGCCGGCCGGGGGGACGGCGAGCCAGCGGCCTCCGGGGCGGCGCTCCACCCAGCCGAGGGCCAGCAGCCGGTCGAGCAGCCGCCGGCCGAGCGCCCCCGACAGGTGGTGGCGCTGCTCGCTCCAGTCCACGCAGTACCGGGCGCCGGCGCCGGCGGGCACGTCGACGCCGAAGCCGGCGAGGAAGGCCCGCCCGTCGTCGGTCAGCCGGTAGTCGTGGTCGCGGCCCCTCGACGAGAGGCGGTCGGCGGTCGCCGTGGCCGGGTCGAAGGTGCCGTCGTGGCCGACGAGGTGGCCGCGCTCGAGCATCGACCGCATCACCTCGACGCCGAGCCGGCCGGCCAGGTGGTCGTAGCAGGTCCTGGCCGTCCGGAGCGCGTGCGCCCGGGTGCCCTCGCGGAGGGATGTGACCGGCCGGCGGGGCGCCACCTGGGCGGCGGCCTCGAGGAACCGGGCCGCCTCCGGCCCGCCGAGGCGGTAGTAGCGGTGCCGGCCGTGGCGCTCGACCGCGAGCAGCCCGGCCTCGGTGAGCAGCCGCAGGTGCCCGCTGGCCGTCGACGGTGCCACCCCCGCCTCGGCAGCCAGCACGCTGGCGGCCAGCGCCCGGCCGTCGAGCAGGGCGAGCAGCATCCGGCAGCGGGCCCCGTCGGCCAGCAGCGCGCCGACCCGGGGGAGGTCCACGTCGCCCGTCCCGGCCGCCGCCGCGCCCGCCATGCCGGCGAGGGTACCGCGGCATCGCTTCGGTCCCCGCCGAAGCGTCGGCTGCCTAGGCTGTCCCCGACCTTCGGCGGAGGTGGAGCACGTGACCATGGCGGTGGTCGGGCGCTGGGCAGGGGTGTGAGGCGCGGCCGTGCGGCACCGGTACCACCTGCTCCTGTTCGCCTACCTGGTGTCCTCGCTGGGCAACTGGATCTACCGGCTGACCCTGCCGCTGCTCGTCCTGGAGCTCACCGGGTCGGCGCTCGGCACGGCGGCCGTCTACGCCATCGAGTACGGCCCGTTCCTGCTCCTGTCGCTCCCCGGCGGCGTGTTCGCCGACCGCCTCGAGCGCCGGCGCCTGCTCATCCTCGGCGACACGGCCGCCGGCGCCATCGCCCTCGGGCTGACGGCCGTCGTCGCCGCCGGCGTCGACGACCTCCGCCTCGTCTACCTCGCCGCCTTCCTGCTGGCCTGCGTGGAGCCGGTGTACCACCCGGCGTTCCAGAGCTTCCTGCCCGCGCTGGTCGACGCCGAGGACCTCCCGGCCGCCAACTCGTGGATGCAGGCGGGCGACAACGTCGTGGCCCTCGTCGGGCCGGTGATCGCCGGCGGCATCGTCACCGTGTTCGGCTACCAGACGGCCGTCGCCGCCGACGCCGTGACGTTCTTCGTCTCCGCCGCGGCCATCGTCCTCATCCGGGTCGGCGACGCGGGGACGGAACGCCGGACCGACCGGGGGGCGGCGGTCGCGCTGCGGGCCATGGTGGCCGACGTGCGGGAGGCCGGCCAGCACGTGTTCCGCGACAACCGGGTGCTGCTCGCCGGCTCCCTGCTGTTCACCGGCACCAACCTCGCCATCTGGCTGCTCCAGGCGAACTTCGTCTACTACCTGACCCGGTATCGCGACTTCTCCCCGAGCCTCGTCGGCGTCGTGCTCGGCGCGCAGGGGGTCGGTGCGATCGCCGGCGCCGCGGCCGCGTCCCGCGTCCTCCGCCGGGTGCCGGCGCCCCGGGCCATCCTGGCCTGCACGGCCGGCGCCGGGATCACGACCCTGGCGCTGATCCCGCTGCGGGACGTGGCGTCGATCAGCGCGGTGTGGGCCGTCGTCTACGCGTTCGGCTCGGTCAACGTCGTCGCCTGGTTCAGCTACCGGCAGCGGATCGTGCCGCTCCACCTGCTCGGCCGGGTGGTGGCCGTCACCCGCATGCTGGCGTTCGCGTCGATCCCCGCGGCGGCCCTGCTCGCCGGCGTCCTCGAGAGCGGGCTGCGCAACATGTACGTGATCATCGGCGCCGCCGGCCTGCTCCGCCTGGGCGTGGCGCTCGTCGGGTCCCGCACGGCGCTGAACGACCGGCGGCCGGCGCCCGGGGCCGCGTCCGTCGGCGACGACGCCGCCGAGGTCAGCCGGGCGTCGTGACCGCCACCCGCTCGCCGGCGGCCGGCGCGGGGATGCCGCTGCACACCGGGCAGTCGTCGAGGCGGTCCCACCGCTCGCTCTCGACCATCCGGTAGTCGTCGAAGCGCAGCTCCATCAGGCGACCGGCGGCGACGGGCGGGGCGATGCCGACCACGATCCGGGTGAGCTCGCCGAGCAGGAGGGCGGTCGTCATCGTGACGAGCGGGCAGAAGGCGGCGTTGTCGCCGCCGATCCGCCGCTCCCGCTTCTCCTCGAGGAGGGTGGCCGACACGGGGTCGTCGCGGAACACCTGGAGGCGCCAGCACTCGATGCAGCCGGTGACGCCGGGGAGCACGGTGAAGTAGACGGCCCGCTGGGTCTCGAGGCCGCCGGTCACGAGCGGCACCCCAGCCCGCACGCAGCCCTCGTTGACCCAGTGGTTGATCTCCATCTTCGGGCGGTCGGCGACGGAGACCACGACGTCGGCGTCGGCGGCGACGGCCAGCACGTCGGCCGTCGACTCGATGCGCCTCGGCACCTTCTCGATGTCGATCCGCGGGTTGAACTCCCGGACCCGGTCCACGGCGAGGTCGATCTTCGGCCGGCCGACGTCCGCGTCGCGGTACAGGATCTGGCGGTTCAGGTTCGACAGCTCGACCCGGTCGAACTCGACGACCCGCACGTGGCCGATGCCCATCGCCGCCATGTCGAGCAGCAGGTGCGACCCGAGCCCGCCGAGGCCGAGGAGGGTGACCCGGCAGTCGAGGAGGCGGCGCTGGAAGTCGTAGCGGTTGTCGGCCAGGCGGGCGTAGGAGGCGAAGAAGTTGACGTTGCGCTCCCACCGCCGCAGCTCGTAGTCGTCGAGCAGCCCGTCGGCGGTGGCGCCGGCGTCGAGCAGGAAGCGGGCCTCGTCGAACTGGG harbors:
- a CDS encoding winged helix-turn-helix domain-containing protein, which encodes MAGAAAAGTGDVDLPRVGALLADGARCRMLLALLDGRALAASVLAAEAGVAPSTASGHLRLLTEAGLLAVERHGRHRYYRLGGPEAARFLEAAAQVAPRRPVTSLREGTRAHALRTARTCYDHLAGRLGVEVMRSMLERGHLVGHDGTFDPATATADRLSSRGRDHDYRLTDDGRAFLAGFGVDVPAGAGARYCVDWSEQRHHLSGALGRRLLDRLLALGWVERRPGGRWLAVPPAGVEGFAEVFAIPEPRWRVAA
- a CDS encoding MFS transporter, which produces MRHRYHLLLFAYLVSSLGNWIYRLTLPLLVLELTGSALGTAAVYAIEYGPFLLLSLPGGVFADRLERRRLLILGDTAAGAIALGLTAVVAAGVDDLRLVYLAAFLLACVEPVYHPAFQSFLPALVDAEDLPAANSWMQAGDNVVALVGPVIAGGIVTVFGYQTAVAADAVTFFVSAAAIVLIRVGDAGTERRTDRGAAVALRAMVADVREAGQHVFRDNRVLLAGSLLFTGTNLAIWLLQANFVYYLTRYRDFSPSLVGVVLGAQGVGAIAGAAAASRVLRRVPAPRAILACTAGAGITTLALIPLRDVASISAVWAVVYAFGSVNVVAWFSYRQRIVPLHLLGRVVAVTRMLAFASIPAAALLAGVLESGLRNMYVIIGAAGLLRLGVALVGSRTALNDRRPAPGAASVGDDAAEVSRAS
- a CDS encoding ThiF family adenylyltransferase, which encodes MESGMRPQLKHTSPVFTRGGTVYVGGYGEVTEIPDEDGAVARLFSLLDGTRTVPEVHRDLAREYPHVTLEDVEAAVAQFDEARFLLDAGATADGLLDDYELRRWERNVNFFASYARLADNRYDFQRRLLDCRVTLLGLGGLGSHLLLDMAAMGIGHVRVVEFDRVELSNLNRQILYRDADVGRPKIDLAVDRVREFNPRIDIEKVPRRIESTADVLAVAADADVVVSVADRPKMEINHWVNEGCVRAGVPLVTGGLETQRAVYFTVLPGVTGCIECWRLQVFRDDPVSATLLEEKRERRIGGDNAAFCPLVTMTTALLLGELTRIVVGIAPPVAAGRLMELRFDDYRMVESERWDRLDDCPVCSGIPAPAAGERVAVTTPG
- a CDS encoding SUMF1/EgtB/PvdO family nonheme iron enzyme, which gives rise to MPGLVEATAMVEPGARLRLPARANLGRYAYLIAAGDDRAACSAAAPTLLRSQVLSSLYRAVRRGETTEREEDERLAYVWSLGLRRPPPPARSPAAGRRRARSRTARPVVDTVATFQDAPDAPPMVAVPAGTFPMGSPPDEPQRSVGDVEGPRHAVRIRRPFAIGRDAVTVAEFTAFVDDSGHEVPDVLLTGEYGHWAVRDRRSFRDPGFPQDGSHPAVGLNWLDADAYARWLAERTGRPYRLPSEAEWEYAARAGTTTRYWWGHRITADDANYDGDRGGTVPVGSFRPNPWGLYQVSGNVWEWCADTWVAGYGTGPVDERPRRVEGEPSRVLRGGSWLNGPWNVRSAMRLGDPEGFRHPTFGVRVAVDLPAGDGG
- a CDS encoding MFS transporter — its product is MAPVPAAPVDRRVRHARAAVFAVFFVNAVLYANLVPRLPEVKDRLDLSNAALGSAIAAMPVGALLAGLLAPALIQRLGSATVASSGLVVLGVAVAGVPLSGAWAVFAALMLVVGAVDAVVDVAQNAHGFRVQRAYGRSIVNAFHGLWSIGAVVGGLLGSAAAGLAVPLGVHLGASAAVFGLAALVANRFLLGGPEDAERVAAGDGHHAAGAAAAAAHDRRTGRAPRATVPMLAALGGLAACGAFVEDAGASWGALYLRGEVGAGAAAGGLAFVALQVAMTTGRLSGDRVVDRFGQRRVSLVGGAAIALGMGAALALPSISTTLVGFALGGLGVATLVPAVMHAADELDGLPHGVGLTIVSWLLRVGFLVSPSVVGLVADAASLRVALLGVVLAGVGVLPLGRALPATAARARRPGAALTPPAGSAAAAPTEPGR